In Streptomyces puniciscabiei, a single genomic region encodes these proteins:
- a CDS encoding M56 family metallopeptidase — MMVPVTLLLLGALTAVLAPRLLARADWADREPVVALWVWQCVVAAVLLCCALSMTLSASAAWQQVRGQLFARAPRAVVDAYALGTAGPWAAPTAVALAAGGLWSLAMLVREVVRARARRRTRRAELLARAPLLPGEEPTGGRLVVLEGERPDAWWLPGAAPRLVITTAALRRLKERQLHALLAHEQGHAQARHDWLLHCSAALAGGFPQVPVFAAFRAEMHRLVELAADDMASRRFGRLTTALALLELNEERGVFGPCPTPQAHVPQRVHRLLTPPDRLPVLHRLRLTAFAALAPVIPVLVALVPGLRALG, encoded by the coding sequence ATGATGGTCCCCGTGACCCTGCTGCTGCTCGGCGCCCTCACCGCCGTCCTCGCCCCGCGGCTGCTCGCCCGGGCCGACTGGGCGGACCGCGAACCGGTCGTCGCCCTGTGGGTGTGGCAGTGCGTCGTGGCGGCCGTCCTGCTGTGCTGCGCGCTGTCGATGACGCTCAGCGCGTCGGCCGCCTGGCAGCAGGTGCGGGGGCAGTTGTTCGCCCGGGCCCCGCGCGCGGTCGTGGACGCCTACGCCCTGGGTACGGCCGGGCCGTGGGCGGCGCCCACCGCCGTGGCTCTCGCCGCGGGCGGCCTGTGGAGCCTCGCCATGCTGGTGCGCGAGGTCGTACGGGCCCGGGCCCGGCGGCGTACCCGAAGGGCCGAACTCCTCGCGCGTGCACCGCTGTTGCCGGGAGAGGAACCGACGGGCGGCCGGCTGGTGGTGCTGGAGGGCGAGCGCCCCGACGCCTGGTGGCTGCCCGGTGCGGCACCCCGCCTGGTCATCACGACGGCCGCGCTGCGGCGCCTGAAAGAGCGTCAACTGCACGCGCTGCTCGCCCACGAGCAGGGCCACGCACAGGCCCGGCACGACTGGCTGCTGCACTGCTCGGCGGCGCTGGCGGGCGGGTTCCCGCAGGTACCGGTGTTCGCCGCGTTCCGCGCCGAGATGCACCGGCTGGTCGAGCTGGCCGCCGACGACATGGCCTCCCGGCGCTTCGGCCGGCTCACGACGGCGCTGGCGCTGCTCGAACTCAATGAGGAGCGGGGCGTGTTCGGTCCCTGCCCCACCCCCCAGGCCCATGTGCCGCAGCGCGTACACCGGTTGCTCACTCCCCCGGACCGGCTCCCCGTTCTGCACCGGCTGCGTCTGACGGCCTTCGCGGCGCTGGCGCCGGTGATCCCGGTACTGGTGGCCCTGGTTCCGGGCCTGCGGGCACTCGGCTGA
- a CDS encoding DUF5134 domain-containing protein encodes MHGPVPAAWLLVALCAATGVYCLLRMRSRIEEQRRAAGGEALMGFGMAVMAVPAAVFAPPRWAWPVYAAVFGAAALRALWAARAAPHHLHHLVGTSAMAYMAVAMAAAPPGAHHVHGGSGVPLLTSVLLLYFAGYVLLAGARLVPAAVAVAGPGGGPVGWGDRPELARACRLSMGIGMVAMLLTM; translated from the coding sequence GTGCACGGACCGGTACCGGCAGCGTGGCTGCTGGTCGCCCTGTGCGCGGCGACCGGGGTCTACTGCCTGCTGCGGATGCGCAGCCGGATCGAGGAGCAGCGCCGGGCCGCGGGCGGCGAGGCGCTCATGGGCTTCGGGATGGCCGTGATGGCCGTACCGGCGGCGGTGTTCGCGCCGCCGAGGTGGGCGTGGCCGGTGTACGCGGCCGTGTTCGGCGCGGCGGCGCTGCGCGCCCTGTGGGCCGCGCGCGCGGCCCCGCACCACCTGCACCACCTGGTGGGCACCTCAGCGATGGCCTACATGGCGGTGGCCATGGCCGCGGCCCCGCCCGGCGCCCATCACGTGCACGGCGGCTCGGGGGTGCCCCTGCTGACCAGTGTGCTGCTGCTGTACTTCGCGGGTTACGTCCTGCTCGCCGGCGCCCGTCTGGTGCCGGCCGCCGTCGCGGTGGCCGGGCCGGGCGGCGGCCCGGTCGGCTGGGGCGACCGGCCGGAGCTGGCGCGGGCCTGCCGGCTGTCCATGGGGATCGGCATGGTGGCGATGCTGCTGACGATGTGA